One Flavobacterium sp. 90 DNA segment encodes these proteins:
- a CDS encoding DUF4082 domain-containing protein encodes MKTLKTILALLLVALLTISCSGDDNDNKAPVTYVAENPLDSYLATSGFNQKAVDAKNEGFYEFGFSFKPTVTGKITSVFAKMPDTNTALRITLWDASTKTVIHSEKMFVSVANMAFEKTILPIQLIKDKEYFLSVYSDDWITRTKTDGSSTTYPIVAGNIIITGYAYSLNSATDPVYPSTKRDDYYAGDFSFLFKQTE; translated from the coding sequence ATGAAAACTTTAAAAACCATTTTGGCACTTTTATTAGTGGCGCTGTTAACGATTTCATGCAGCGGTGATGATAATGATAATAAAGCTCCGGTTACTTATGTGGCCGAAAATCCTTTAGATTCTTATCTGGCAACCTCAGGATTTAATCAAAAAGCAGTAGATGCAAAAAATGAAGGATTCTATGAGTTTGGCTTTAGTTTTAAGCCAACAGTTACTGGCAAAATAACTTCCGTTTTTGCAAAAATGCCAGATACCAATACAGCTTTAAGAATTACTTTGTGGGATGCATCAACGAAAACAGTTATACATTCAGAAAAAATGTTTGTTTCTGTAGCAAATATGGCTTTCGAAAAAACAATATTGCCTATTCAGCTTATTAAAGATAAAGAGTATTTTTTATCAGTTTATAGTGATGACTGGATTACCCGAACAAAAACAGATGGATCTTCAACAACTTATCCTATTGTGGCAGGAAATATTATAATTACAGGTTATGCTTACTCGTTAAATTCAGCAACAGACCCTGTTTATCCTTCAACCAAAAGGGACGATTATTATGCGGGAGATTTTTCTTTTCTGTTTAAACAAACAGAGTAA
- a CDS encoding LytTR family DNA-binding domain-containing protein, with translation MIKKYTCIIIDDDEIDRLTVLSFAKKFPVLDILGVFESAEDALLFIEKEKIDILFLDIDMPGLNGIEFRKQALEIPVCIFITAHPEHAVESFEIETLDFIVKPLKLDRFAQTISRIEEFMEIKLKASLFEASIGGDTIYIKEGHDQTKVKLHEILYLEALKDYTLIITEKKRHCVLSSIGNLLKEDHFQSFIRIHRSFAVQKQFIQKINSTEILLNNNITIPVGRSYKENLNLFS, from the coding sequence ATGATCAAAAAATATACTTGTATCATTATAGACGATGACGAAATTGACAGACTTACGGTGTTATCGTTTGCCAAAAAATTTCCGGTTTTGGATATTTTAGGTGTTTTTGAATCGGCAGAAGATGCGCTTTTATTTATCGAAAAAGAAAAGATCGATATTTTGTTTCTGGATATTGATATGCCAGGTTTAAACGGAATCGAATTCAGAAAACAAGCCTTAGAAATTCCGGTTTGTATTTTTATAACAGCACATCCTGAACATGCCGTAGAAAGTTTTGAAATAGAAACACTCGATTTTATCGTAAAACCTTTAAAACTCGATCGATTTGCACAAACTATAAGCCGAATCGAAGAGTTTATGGAAATTAAATTAAAAGCCTCACTTTTTGAAGCAAGCATTGGCGGCGACACCATTTATATAAAAGAAGGTCACGATCAGACGAAAGTCAAACTACACGAAATTTTATACCTTGAAGCTCTAAAAGATTATACCTTAATTATTACAGAAAAAAAAAGACATTGCGTTTTATCGAGTATTGGCAATCTTTTGAAAGAAGATCATTTTCAGTCTTTTATTCGAATTCACAGAAGTTTTGCGGTTCAGAAGCAATTCATTCAGAAAATAAATTCGACCGAAATTCTTCTAAACAACAATATTACTATTCCCGTTGGCAGAAGCTATAAAGAAAATCTAAATCTGTTCTCATGA
- a CDS encoding ATP-binding protein — MKKIGFLFLFFINLTVFAQQEPNLARYQNPDERLKIWLKYANEIIDLEDYAKLLGVAEKGINISKNNPAYLSRFYLYKGLAYEFSNNQYQKAVVNYELSLKYAKSVKHLKNETSALMRLNYIYYSLNETAKRKNLIQYIKKVLDTTKNTYTQSVLNGSLGEYYLDYSQYENFIGYQLKAITYKKLLPKSISNTENIGVSYSQIASAYIKMKQFDKAIEYLNDAKPYIKTSPYISAFSCNYYMQCFVAENKPDSVQKYYRLIYTLPSVKDSLFLNLSFANRSMADYYVGKHQINRAYNYAVKAVLLGKKSNDEDIIMEANTIMGNVLYQKGEYKKAIETLKKASTNALNYDKESFVSINKKLSQSYAALGLWKEAYRYNDIYTKSNDEMMQESAKQSIANAEARYQNKTKGQEIKSLSAQNTIKNIQIVEAKKQRIFLILGLILVAIIGLLLFRQNQNRKKTNQKLQLLNQELDEANKIKARFFGILNHDLRSPVSNLIHFLHLQKENPELIDEATALRMQTKVISGAENLLSSMEDILLWSKSQMENFKPHFKEIPIATIFEEMKNHFSSVENIEILFENPQNIILNTDENYLKTIIRNLTGNAIKALDKTQNGKIIWKAWQENNQTYLSITDNGPGGTQEQFKALYDDSEVIGIKSGLGLHLIRDLATAINCKIEIQSKPDSGTTFFLKFATNCTN; from the coding sequence ATGAAAAAAATTGGGTTCTTGTTTTTGTTTTTCATCAACTTAACTGTTTTCGCACAGCAGGAACCTAATTTAGCTCGGTATCAAAACCCAGATGAAAGACTAAAAATCTGGCTTAAATATGCGAATGAAATTATTGATTTAGAAGATTATGCGAAACTCTTAGGTGTTGCCGAAAAAGGAATTAATATTTCTAAAAACAATCCTGCTTATTTGAGCAGGTTTTATCTTTATAAAGGCCTGGCATATGAATTCAGTAATAACCAATATCAAAAAGCAGTCGTAAATTATGAGCTTTCGCTAAAATATGCCAAAAGCGTTAAACATCTTAAAAACGAAACCTCGGCTCTAATGCGCCTTAACTATATTTATTATTCTCTTAATGAAACAGCCAAAAGAAAAAATCTAATACAATATATAAAAAAGGTTCTCGATACAACGAAAAATACCTATACACAATCTGTTCTAAACGGAAGCCTTGGAGAATATTATCTTGATTATTCTCAATATGAAAATTTCATCGGATATCAGTTAAAAGCGATAACGTATAAAAAATTGCTCCCAAAAAGCATTTCAAATACAGAAAACATTGGAGTTTCATACAGCCAGATTGCCAGCGCATATATTAAGATGAAGCAATTTGATAAAGCAATTGAATACTTAAACGATGCCAAACCTTATATAAAGACCTCTCCTTATATCAGTGCTTTTTCCTGTAATTATTATATGCAGTGTTTTGTAGCAGAAAACAAACCGGACAGCGTTCAAAAATATTACAGGTTGATTTATACACTTCCCTCTGTAAAAGATTCGTTATTTCTTAATTTGAGCTTCGCCAACCGAAGTATGGCAGATTATTATGTTGGTAAACATCAAATAAATAGAGCTTATAATTATGCTGTAAAAGCCGTTTTACTCGGAAAAAAATCAAATGACGAAGATATTATTATGGAAGCCAATACCATAATGGGAAACGTTTTATATCAAAAAGGTGAATATAAAAAGGCAATCGAAACCTTAAAGAAAGCTTCAACAAATGCCCTAAATTATGATAAAGAATCGTTTGTAAGTATCAATAAGAAACTATCTCAAAGTTATGCGGCACTAGGACTTTGGAAAGAAGCTTATCGTTACAACGACATTTATACTAAATCTAATGACGAAATGATGCAAGAATCGGCTAAACAAAGTATTGCCAATGCCGAAGCCCGTTATCAAAACAAAACCAAAGGACAAGAAATAAAAAGTCTTTCGGCTCAAAATACCATTAAAAACATTCAGATTGTCGAAGCCAAAAAACAACGTATCTTTTTAATTTTGGGATTAATTTTGGTTGCAATCATTGGGTTATTATTGTTCAGACAAAACCAAAACAGAAAGAAAACCAATCAAAAATTGCAGCTTTTAAATCAAGAACTTGACGAAGCTAATAAAATAAAAGCCCGATTCTTTGGTATTTTAAATCATGATTTGCGAAGTCCTGTTTCGAATTTAATTCACTTTTTACATCTTCAAAAAGAAAATCCCGAACTTATTGATGAAGCAACTGCTTTGCGCATGCAAACAAAAGTTATCTCAGGAGCCGAAAATTTATTATCCTCAATGGAAGATATTTTGTTGTGGAGCAAAAGCCAGATGGAAAATTTCAAACCTCATTTTAAAGAAATTCCAATAGCTACAATATTCGAAGAAATGAAGAATCATTTTTCAAGTGTAGAAAACATCGAAATTTTATTCGAAAATCCTCAAAATATTATTCTGAATACTGATGAAAATTACCTAAAAACCATTATCCGAAACTTAACCGGAAATGCCATCAAAGCACTTGATAAAACCCAAAACGGCAAAATAATCTGGAAAGCCTGGCAGGAAAATAATCAAACGTATCTTTCGATTACAGACAATGGTCCGGGCGGAACTCAGGAACAATTTAAAGCTTTATACGACGATTCAGAAGTTATAGGAATCAAATCCGGTTTGGGATTGCATTTGATTCGGGATTTGGCTACAGCCATAAATTGCAAAATCGAAATCCAATCAAAACCAGATTCAGGAACGACTTTTTTCTTAAAGTTTGCCACGAATTGCACGAATTAG
- the trxA gene encoding thioredoxin translates to MALAITDATFDEVVLKSDKPVMVDFWAAWCGPCRMVGPIIDQISEEYAGKVVVGKVDVDANQEFAAKYGVRNIPTVLVFHNGEVVGKQVGVAPKQTYADSLDALL, encoded by the coding sequence ATGGCATTAGCAATAACAGATGCTACTTTTGATGAAGTAGTTTTGAAATCAGATAAACCAGTAATGGTAGATTTTTGGGCAGCATGGTGTGGTCCTTGTAGAATGGTTGGTCCAATCATTGACCAAATCAGCGAAGAGTACGCAGGTAAAGTAGTTGTTGGTAAAGTAGATGTAGATGCAAACCAAGAATTCGCTGCAAAATATGGTGTGCGTAACATACCAACCGTTTTGGTTTTTCATAACGGTGAAGTAGTAGGAAAACAAGTAGGAGTTGCTCCGAAACAAACCTACGCAGATAGTTTAGACGCTTTGTTGTAA
- a CDS encoding AsmA-like C-terminal region-containing protein, which translates to MREILLHIKTFFQSVHFKKYVKRFGFFILGLIVLLLLACGGLSIYFNQHKTEIIAKVNTKINENINGKFHIGDFHYKFLTGFPNFTLALKDVEIKDNQWQTHKHTLLNAKEIEVRLNVWSLLQHEINIHKILINEADIYVYKAKNGYSNANIFKPKKKKDPKNKSETETTVDQVELSGVHFILDNRLGHKLFDFDVANLTTKVEYDGDDWQTNVFLDTQIASLAFNTIHGSFAKQKELKGTFAVSYDSQKQKIDVVTKGLKIGADSFDITAYFNLAKGNALFGINIGTTILWQNASNLLSANISSKLNRFNLKKEIDVNCDIKGDFNAEGDPRIVVQAIIKNNELSIPDGQLTDCSFKGIFTNNFKPKEGFNDANSAIILTHFSANYENIPLKIPQLSINNLEKPLATGYVSSDFDVTKLNEASNDKWIQFSEGHATANLKFQFDIVDLFITKPRFIGNVNVQNVSFHFIPKNIHAEKINVQLDFTEKALLIKKIAYKHNKNIIYIEGKIDNFLNLYYDAPEKMVVNWDIYCPNIDLKQFLGVLANSQKSKSTPKKATMSHQLRNAIEKCVVDINIKADKINYNKLTATNTKAEIQMIDSRLIIKNGSLQTSGGNITFSTIVQPNGNNFNFSSNAQVNRVDIASFLRSFNNFGIQSFSPNNIKGKLSSKANVSGLINSKGELITNSMHGKLDFNVNQGALLNFEPIVKVGKFAFPFRDVKNITFSDLSGNLNMRGEQIDVNNLTISSSVLNFDVNGIYSFGRGTNLALTIPLRNSKNDIKLATKAERDAVRSRGIVLHLIALDDDGKMKIKWGKKDKEK; encoded by the coding sequence ATGAGAGAAATTTTACTTCATATAAAAACCTTTTTTCAATCGGTTCATTTTAAGAAATATGTCAAACGTTTTGGTTTCTTTATTTTGGGATTAATTGTTTTGCTTCTTCTTGCTTGCGGCGGATTATCTATTTATTTCAACCAACATAAAACCGAAATCATCGCTAAAGTCAATACCAAAATCAACGAAAACATTAATGGAAAATTCCATATTGGCGATTTTCATTATAAGTTTTTAACCGGTTTTCCGAATTTTACTTTAGCATTAAAAGATGTTGAAATCAAAGACAATCAATGGCAAACACACAAACATACTTTATTGAACGCAAAAGAAATTGAAGTTCGACTCAACGTTTGGAGTTTACTGCAACACGAAATCAACATTCATAAAATCCTGATTAACGAAGCGGATATTTATGTTTATAAAGCCAAAAATGGCTATTCGAATGCAAACATCTTTAAACCTAAGAAGAAAAAAGATCCCAAAAATAAATCGGAAACCGAAACTACGGTTGACCAAGTTGAACTTAGCGGCGTTCACTTTATTCTTGACAATCGTTTAGGACATAAACTATTTGATTTTGATGTAGCCAATTTAACCACAAAAGTTGAATATGACGGTGATGATTGGCAAACAAATGTTTTTCTGGACACACAAATTGCCAGTTTAGCGTTTAATACCATACACGGAAGTTTTGCAAAACAAAAAGAACTTAAAGGAACTTTTGCGGTTTCTTATGATTCCCAAAAGCAAAAAATTGATGTTGTAACCAAAGGTCTCAAAATAGGCGCAGATTCTTTTGACATTACCGCTTATTTTAATTTAGCCAAAGGAAATGCGCTCTTCGGAATCAATATTGGAACAACTATTTTATGGCAAAATGCATCCAATTTATTATCGGCAAACATAAGTTCTAAGCTTAACCGATTTAATCTAAAAAAAGAAATTGATGTGAATTGCGACATCAAAGGAGATTTTAATGCCGAAGGAGATCCCAGAATTGTCGTCCAGGCAATTATAAAAAATAACGAACTCAGCATTCCAGACGGACAACTTACTGATTGTAGTTTTAAAGGTATTTTTACCAATAATTTCAAACCAAAAGAAGGTTTTAACGATGCAAATTCGGCTATTATTTTAACCCATTTTTCAGCAAATTATGAAAATATACCGCTTAAGATTCCGCAATTGTCTATCAATAATCTAGAGAAACCATTGGCAACCGGTTATGTAAGTTCTGATTTTGACGTTACAAAACTAAACGAAGCAAGCAACGACAAATGGATTCAGTTTTCTGAAGGTCACGCCACAGCAAACCTAAAATTTCAGTTTGACATTGTAGATTTGTTTATTACCAAACCACGTTTTATTGGAAACGTAAACGTGCAGAATGTCTCTTTTCATTTTATTCCGAAAAATATTCACGCCGAAAAAATCAATGTTCAGCTTGACTTTACCGAAAAAGCTTTACTGATTAAAAAGATTGCTTACAAACACAATAAAAACATCATTTATATCGAAGGCAAAATCGATAATTTCCTCAATTTATATTATGATGCACCAGAGAAAATGGTCGTAAACTGGGATATTTATTGTCCTAATATAGATCTCAAACAATTTCTGGGAGTTTTGGCCAATTCTCAAAAAAGCAAATCCACACCCAAAAAAGCTACAATGTCTCATCAATTGCGAAATGCAATCGAAAAATGCGTCGTAGATATCAACATCAAAGCCGATAAAATAAATTATAACAAACTAACCGCCACCAATACAAAAGCCGAAATCCAGATGATCGATTCCAGGCTTATTATCAAAAACGGTTCTCTGCAAACTTCTGGGGGAAACATTACTTTTAGCACCATCGTACAACCAAATGGCAATAATTTTAATTTTAGTTCGAATGCGCAGGTAAATCGGGTTGATATTGCGAGTTTTTTAAGATCGTTTAACAACTTCGGAATTCAGTCTTTTTCTCCAAATAATATCAAAGGAAAACTCAGCAGCAAGGCAAATGTCAGCGGATTAATCAATAGCAAAGGTGAATTAATCACCAATTCTATGCACGGAAAACTTGATTTTAATGTCAATCAGGGCGCGTTACTTAACTTTGAACCTATTGTAAAAGTTGGGAAATTTGCGTTTCCGTTTCGCGATGTCAAGAACATTACTTTTAGTGATTTGTCGGGGAACCTCAACATGCGCGGAGAACAAATCGATGTCAACAATCTAACCATAAGTTCCAGTGTGCTCAACTTCGACGTCAACGGAATTTACTCTTTTGGCCGAGGCACTAATCTCGCCCTCACAATACCACTCCGAAATTCTAAAAACGACATCAAACTCGCCACAAAAGCCGAACGCGACGCCGTTCGCAGCCGCGGAATTGTTCTGCATTTAATTGCACTTGATGATGATGGAAAAATGAAAATCAAATGGGGAAAGAAGGATAAAGAAAAGTAA
- a CDS encoding helix-turn-helix transcriptional regulator, translating into MSINIRIGERIRELRKAKGLSQEALANLAEVDRTYMTKVETGKKNVTVKILEKIIIALETDFGDFFNNNNFKK; encoded by the coding sequence ATGAGTATAAATATCAGAATTGGCGAGCGAATTCGCGAATTAAGGAAAGCCAAAGGTCTTTCGCAAGAAGCGTTAGCAAATCTTGCAGAAGTCGACAGAACTTATATGACAAAAGTTGAAACTGGGAAAAAAAATGTAACAGTCAAAATTTTAGAAAAAATAATTATTGCTCTTGAGACTGATTTTGGAGATTTTTTTAATAATAACAATTTCAAGAAATAA
- the dcm gene encoding DNA (cytosine-5-)-methyltransferase — translation MTQKKYSAIKEKLHIEVDKKTDNGLAQLTHYFQNHTNGVSQYFKENAAEYLCDIHEKLNIVEEPNFQYYLPIKWDIPFPPPKNPEFKFIDLFAGIGGIRLAYQNLGGKCVFTSEWDTYSKKTYEANFGKVPFGDITQINETEIPDHDILLAGFPCQPFSIAGVSKKNALGRKHGFLDETQGTLFFDIARILKHKRPKTFMLENVKNLVSHDKGNTFKVIQNTLRELNYTIYFKVLDGKHFVPQHRERIIIVGFDNKYFKGKENFKFPEMSDTKFALKDILLPEVDPKYTLSDKLWSYLQEYAKKHKAKGNGFGFGLADLNGISRTMSARYYKDGAEILIPQEGKNPRRLIPRECARLQGFPDNFIIPVSDNQAYKQFGNSVVSPLMQAVGKNLVAEIAKQEANQKLTSLEQ, via the coding sequence ATGACACAAAAAAAGTATTCAGCTATAAAAGAGAAACTCCATATCGAAGTTGATAAAAAGACGGATAATGGACTTGCTCAACTTACTCATTATTTTCAAAATCATACAAATGGAGTTTCACAATATTTCAAAGAGAATGCTGCAGAATATTTATGTGACATTCATGAAAAATTGAATATTGTTGAAGAACCTAATTTTCAATATTACCTACCAATAAAATGGGATATCCCGTTTCCTCCACCTAAAAACCCTGAATTTAAATTTATAGATCTGTTTGCAGGAATTGGTGGAATAAGACTTGCTTATCAAAATTTAGGTGGCAAATGTGTTTTTACTAGTGAATGGGATACTTATTCAAAAAAAACATATGAAGCAAATTTCGGAAAAGTTCCTTTTGGCGATATAACACAAATAAATGAAACAGAAATTCCTGATCATGATATTTTATTAGCAGGTTTTCCTTGTCAGCCTTTTTCAATAGCGGGAGTTTCAAAAAAGAATGCATTAGGCAGAAAACATGGTTTTTTAGACGAAACACAAGGGACACTTTTTTTTGATATTGCACGTATTCTTAAACATAAAAGACCTAAAACTTTTATGTTAGAAAATGTAAAGAATCTCGTATCTCATGACAAAGGAAACACTTTCAAAGTTATCCAAAACACATTAAGAGAATTAAATTATACTATTTATTTTAAAGTTTTAGATGGTAAACATTTTGTTCCTCAACATAGAGAACGAATTATAATTGTTGGATTTGATAATAAATATTTTAAAGGAAAAGAAAATTTCAAATTTCCTGAAATGAGTGATACAAAATTCGCATTGAAGGATATCCTTTTACCTGAAGTTGACCCAAAATATACTTTATCAGATAAACTTTGGAGTTATCTACAAGAATATGCTAAAAAACACAAAGCTAAAGGAAATGGTTTTGGATTTGGTTTAGCAGATTTAAATGGGATATCAAGAACAATGAGTGCCAGATATTATAAAGACGGTGCAGAAATATTAATTCCTCAAGAAGGCAAAAATCCTAGAAGATTAATCCCCAGAGAATGTGCAAGACTTCAAGGTTTTCCTGATAATTTTATCATTCCTGTTTCTGATAATCAAGCTTATAAACAATTCGGAAATTCAGTCGTATCTCCTTTAATGCAAGCAGTTGGCAAAAATTTAGTTGCCGAAATTGCAAAACAAGAGGCTAATCAAAAATTAACTTCTCTAGAGCAATAA
- a CDS encoding type II restriction endonuclease: MENGLLSKYFKGIVAKKLSQVEVNPQVSNQHEFNGINEFKSILGAEKSTYEGIFIYLTDNEETILNETGSLTWYNARENDPKRNEFRLYYSTTQIMEKANVGDFLLIGLTHDNKLAVVVAPTGTTAEQQLLWLFEIGEIGSKFIFRDISSNDIKLNFAGKYILNSLGFEIDETEPNFLELILNTFGNQFPSTAIFSNFARSTVKNVSPIEEPDKTLIAWLEREEILFKTLEKHIVSKKLEQGFGENKIDVDDFISFSLSVQNRRKSRAGFAFENHLASIFQFQKISFSKGAKTERNNKPDFLFPSIIDYHNPDFPVELLTMLGVKTTAKDRWRQVLSEADKISQKHLITLEPAISVNQTDEMFAQNLQLVIPQSLKETFTASQQINLLNLQDFINVVRQRQK, translated from the coding sequence ATGGAAAATGGTCTTCTTTCAAAATACTTTAAAGGCATAGTCGCAAAAAAACTTAGTCAAGTTGAAGTGAATCCCCAAGTTTCCAACCAACACGAATTCAATGGTATCAATGAATTTAAATCTATTTTAGGCGCAGAAAAATCTACATATGAAGGTATTTTTATATACTTAACTGATAATGAAGAAACCATATTAAATGAGACAGGCTCCTTAACTTGGTATAACGCACGAGAAAATGATCCCAAAAGAAATGAATTTCGCCTTTATTATTCCACAACACAAATTATGGAAAAGGCGAATGTTGGTGATTTCTTATTAATTGGACTGACGCATGATAATAAATTAGCTGTAGTAGTAGCTCCGACAGGAACAACAGCCGAACAACAACTGCTTTGGCTTTTTGAAATTGGAGAAATTGGAAGCAAATTTATTTTCCGTGATATTTCTTCAAATGACATCAAACTTAATTTTGCAGGAAAGTACATCCTTAATTCTCTTGGTTTTGAAATCGATGAGACTGAGCCAAATTTCTTAGAATTAATACTTAACACATTTGGAAATCAGTTTCCTTCAACAGCGATCTTTTCAAATTTTGCACGCTCAACAGTTAAAAATGTCTCCCCTATTGAAGAACCTGATAAAACTTTAATTGCTTGGCTTGAAAGAGAAGAAATACTTTTCAAAACACTTGAAAAACATATTGTATCAAAAAAACTTGAACAAGGATTTGGAGAAAATAAGATAGACGTAGATGATTTTATTTCATTTTCATTAAGTGTTCAAAATAGAAGAAAATCTCGTGCAGGTTTTGCTTTTGAAAATCATCTCGCATCTATTTTTCAATTTCAAAAAATAAGTTTTTCTAAGGGAGCAAAAACAGAAAGGAATAACAAACCTGATTTTCTTTTTCCGTCAATAATAGATTATCATAATCCAGATTTTCCCGTTGAATTATTAACGATGCTTGGTGTTAAAACTACAGCAAAAGATAGATGGAGGCAGGTTTTGTCAGAAGCAGATAAAATTTCTCAAAAACATTTAATCACCTTAGAGCCAGCAATAAGCGTAAATCAAACTGACGAAATGTTTGCGCAAAATCTACAACTTGTAATTCCACAATCTTTAAAGGAAACTTTTACTGCTTCCCAACAAATTAATTTATTAAACCTTCAAGACTTTATAAACGTAGTTCGTCAACGACAAAAATAA
- a CDS encoding very short patch repair endonuclease: MDVHSPEQRSKNMRAIKNTATKAEVTLAKALWNLGYRYRKNNKTVFGKPDFTFKQLKIAIFVDSEFFHGKDWETRKKPQTNPEFWIKKIERNIQRDIEVNTYLESQNWKVLRFWSNDIKKNLDSCILEIQNAIAEKQV; encoded by the coding sequence ATGGATGTCCATAGTCCAGAACAACGTTCAAAAAACATGCGGGCAATTAAAAATACCGCAACAAAAGCCGAAGTAACGTTGGCAAAAGCATTATGGAATCTAGGTTACAGATATAGAAAAAACAACAAAACAGTTTTTGGCAAACCGGACTTTACTTTCAAACAATTAAAAATTGCCATTTTTGTAGATTCAGAATTCTTTCATGGGAAAGATTGGGAAACTCGAAAAAAACCACAAACCAATCCTGAATTCTGGATCAAAAAAATTGAACGAAATATACAGCGAGATATAGAAGTTAATACTTATCTGGAATCTCAAAACTGGAAGGTTCTTCGTTTTTGGAGTAACGATATTAAAAAGAATTTGGATTCTTGTATTCTTGAAATTCAAAACGCAATTGCAGAAAAACAAGTTTGA
- a CDS encoding HPF/RaiA family ribosome-associated protein, translating to MKIQINTDKNIEGHERLEAYFSGELEKGLARFEEKITRIEVHFGDENGEKFSLNDKKCVIEVRTAKLQPITVTEHSDTLEKAFSGALAKAKKSLTTTFEKQKTF from the coding sequence ATGAAAATTCAAATCAATACAGACAAGAACATCGAAGGACACGAAAGATTAGAAGCTTATTTTTCTGGAGAATTAGAAAAAGGTTTAGCGCGTTTTGAGGAAAAAATAACCCGCATCGAAGTACATTTTGGAGATGAAAACGGAGAGAAATTTAGCTTAAACGATAAAAAATGTGTGATTGAAGTTCGTACAGCAAAACTACAACCCATAACCGTTACAGAACACTCTGATACGCTTGAAAAGGCTTTTAGTGGTGCTCTTGCAAAAGCAAAAAAATCACTTACTACGACTTTCGAAAAACAGAAGACGTTTTAA